GGCAGAAGGCCTGATGCCGAGCTGGGCAGCGGCCAGTCTTGTTATGCTGCGCTGGTGGGCAGCATCCTGTGGAAGCAGCTTGAGGGAGATCTGTTGTATCATCGGTGGTTAGGTATTTATCCTAAAACTGATGCAAAGATAAGGCATCCGGGTGGAAGCGGCGGTGCAGAAGATAAGATAAAGGGGGGCAGGCGTGCGTTTGCAGGGCGGGGCGGGTGCGCCATGCATATGCATAACAGGCGGTGAGCAGCGGCGTTGAAGACAATATAAAGGCGGCAGGCATTTGTCCGAATAACAAAGGGCCCCGTTTTGCGGGACCCTTTGCATGCTAATATGTTGCTACCTGGAAGGTTAGAACGGCAGATCATCACCGCTGTTGCCGCCGCTGTTACCGCCTCCGTTGCTGAAGGGCGCTTCCTGGGATGTGTTGTAATCAGGCTGGCGGTCCGCTCCGGGCTGTGCCTGCATCATGCTTTCCATGCGCCATGCATCGAGGTTGGTGATGTAGTTCACCTTGCCGTCTTTTTCCCAGCGGGTGCCTTTTATATTAAAATAAACTTTAACCATTTCACCTTCATTGTGGCGATCAACGATAGCAGTACGGTCCTGTACAGACTGAAACTTGACATAATTCGTAATCACCCGGCCGTTTATATCATCGGATTTCTCTATCACGAATTCCCGGGTCTTGAATGATTCAC
This genomic stretch from Chitinophaga sp. XS-30 harbors:
- a CDS encoding DUF3127 domain-containing protein, encoding MSFEITGKLIVKYNTVQRSESFKTREFVIEKSDDINGRVITNYVKFQSVQDRTAIVDRHNEGEMVKVYFNIKGTRWEKDGKVNYITNLDAWRMESMMQAQPGADRQPDYNTSQEAPFSNGGGNSGGNSGDDLPF